The following are encoded together in the Deinococcus soli (ex Cha et al. 2016) genome:
- a CDS encoding DUF4127 family protein: protein MTRVLLVPPDTRPPTLDLPAQLGRMTGAEVRVPPAAALPDFFTPGDTGVLAAWLRAGAADADVLVVCLETLCLGGMIPARRVSEPLAGALERLALLRELKAAHPALRIYAFGVIVRVAHDNDPHEEKAYYGQWGRELRAYSTAFDRHARHGEAERAALDAARAAVPAEILADWVGTRERNRSLHLAALDLLAGGVLSHLCLTLDDTTPYGLAAFDRRLLEARADALGVWDRLDVYPGADEVPCALLARALHPEEVPVWVRFSGLGGAGAELLYEDRPAGELVRAHLRAAGCRLADCVQEAAFVLAVNTPGTRQAHRQPDFATVDTPHRHLPAFVDALRADLRAGRAVSVADIAYPNGAEGRLWTLMGGLPLADLAGFSAWNTAGNTLGSAVAFGKLAPLVTDRAAHAEALLARIADDVLYQGEVRSLVRERLGSPSPFDLGEQRADAEAALRELLPPRVQAVWDAHFAGRGLTLELGEPHLAWPRLFTGVVPLWVTEAVSSGS, encoded by the coding sequence ATGACCCGCGTGCTGCTCGTTCCGCCGGATACCCGCCCGCCCACCCTGGACCTGCCCGCACAGCTGGGGCGCATGACCGGCGCGGAGGTTCGAGTGCCTCCGGCGGCGGCGTTGCCGGACTTCTTCACGCCGGGCGACACCGGGGTGCTCGCGGCGTGGCTGCGGGCCGGGGCGGCGGACGCGGACGTGCTGGTCGTGTGCCTGGAGACGCTGTGCCTGGGCGGGATGATCCCGGCGCGGCGGGTGTCGGAGCCGCTGGCGGGAGCGCTGGAGCGGCTGGCGCTGCTGCGTGAGCTGAAAGCCGCGCATCCGGCGCTGCGGATCTATGCGTTCGGGGTGATCGTGCGGGTGGCGCATGACAACGACCCGCACGAGGAGAAGGCGTACTACGGCCAGTGGGGCCGCGAGCTGCGGGCGTACTCGACGGCGTTCGACCGGCACGCCCGGCACGGCGAGGCGGAACGCGCGGCGCTGGACGCGGCCCGCGCGGCAGTTCCGGCGGAGATCCTGGCGGACTGGGTGGGCACCCGAGAGCGCAACCGGTCGCTGCATCTGGCCGCGCTGGACCTGCTCGCGGGGGGGGTGCTGAGTCACCTGTGCCTCACGCTGGACGACACCACGCCGTACGGGCTGGCGGCCTTCGACCGGCGCCTGCTGGAGGCCCGCGCGGACGCGCTGGGCGTGTGGGATCGCCTGGACGTGTACCCCGGCGCGGACGAGGTGCCGTGCGCGCTGCTGGCCCGCGCGCTGCACCCCGAGGAGGTCCCGGTGTGGGTGCGCTTCAGTGGGCTGGGCGGGGCGGGCGCGGAGCTGCTATACGAGGACCGCCCGGCGGGGGAACTCGTGCGGGCGCACCTGCGCGCGGCGGGGTGCCGACTGGCGGACTGCGTGCAGGAGGCGGCGTTCGTGCTGGCGGTGAACACGCCGGGCACGCGGCAGGCGCACCGGCAGCCGGACTTTGCGACGGTGGACACGCCGCACCGGCACCTCCCGGCGTTCGTGGACGCCCTGCGCGCGGACCTGCGGGCCGGGCGGGCGGTGAGCGTGGCGGACATCGCGTACCCGAACGGCGCCGAGGGCCGGCTGTGGACGCTGATGGGGGGGCTGCCGCTGGCGGATCTGGCGGGCTTCAGCGCCTGGAACACGGCGGGCAACACGCTGGGGTCGGCGGTGGCGTTCGGGAAGCTCGCGCCGCTCGTGACGGACCGGGCGGCGCATGCGGAGGCGCTGCTGGCCCGCATCGCGGACGACGTGCTGTACCAGGGCGAGGTCCGTTCGCTGGTCCGCGAGCGGCTGGGGAGTCCCAGTCCCTTCGATCTGGGCGAGCAGCGCGCGGACGCCGAGGCGGCCCTGCGTGAGCTGCTGCCGCCGCGCGTGCAGGCGGTGTGGGACGCGCACTTCGCGGGGCGGGGCCTGACCCTGGAGCTGGGCGAGCCGCATCTGGCGTGGCCGCGCCTGTTCACCGGCGTGGTGCCCCTCTGGGTGACTGAAGCCGTGTCCAGCGGATCGTGA
- a CDS encoding serine aminopeptidase domain-containing protein, producing the protein MTRAFHPGDPHATPLVGGEPYAVERQVLAGVPCLVERPAPGREVRAVCVVYHGAWAAKEGKLGVYAALAAWGAAVVLPDAALHGERQGAAPPGLNAREFVWESVRRTVAEAPALLDAAQAAYGRVPVWVVGSSMGGYVAQTLARTEARVARAAALITSGVWHEPEVRRPDLQAFLNRHRPLAHAADAVPTPLFLGSGGADPVFPLETHHAPTLAAYRAAYASAGRPDVLRETVYPGVGHYTSRRMRDDTLAFLLADR; encoded by the coding sequence GTGACCCGCGCGTTCCACCCGGGTGACCCGCACGCGACGCCGCTGGTCGGGGGCGAGCCGTACGCGGTGGAGCGGCAGGTCCTCGCGGGCGTGCCGTGCCTGGTGGAGCGCCCCGCGCCGGGCCGGGAGGTGCGGGCGGTCTGCGTCGTGTACCACGGGGCCTGGGCGGCCAAGGAGGGCAAGCTGGGCGTGTACGCCGCGCTGGCCGCGTGGGGCGCGGCGGTGGTCCTGCCGGACGCGGCGCTGCACGGCGAGCGGCAGGGCGCCGCCCCGCCGGGCCTGAACGCCCGCGAGTTCGTGTGGGAGAGCGTGCGCCGCACGGTCGCGGAGGCCCCGGCGCTGCTGGACGCCGCGCAGGCGGCCTACGGGCGGGTGCCGGTGTGGGTGGTGGGCTCCAGCATGGGCGGATATGTGGCGCAGACCCTCGCGCGGACGGAGGCGCGGGTCGCGCGGGCAGCGGCGCTGATCACGTCCGGCGTGTGGCACGAGCCGGAGGTGCGCCGCCCGGACCTCCAGGCGTTCCTGAACCGGCATCGCCCGCTGGCGCACGCGGCGGACGCCGTGCCCACGCCGCTGTTCCTGGGCAGTGGCGGGGCGGACCCGGTGTTTCCGCTGGAGACTCATCACGCGCCCACCTTGGCTGCCTACCGCGCGGCGTACGCCTCGGCGGGTCGCCCTGATGTCCTGCGTGAGACGGTGTATCCGGGCGTGGGGCACTACACGAGCAGGCGCATGCGGGACGACACGCTGGCGTTCCTGCTGGCGGACCGCTGA
- a CDS encoding histidine phosphatase family protein, which produces MTATPVPDAPLPPGTLLLVRHARASGQEPDAELTPEGQAGAAALVPALRGLGATRIVSSPWRRATDTVAPLAEAQGLPVTLDERLTERVLTGVPRADWCDRLRDSFADDTLALPGGESGAAARGRGQAALDAHRDPAGVTVVVTHGNLLALLLGLGNDGWTALRNPDVWIWTPGGAPTRLDLPA; this is translated from the coding sequence GTGACCGCCACGCCAGTGCCGGACGCTCCCCTGCCGCCGGGGACGCTGCTGCTGGTGCGGCACGCCCGCGCGTCGGGACAGGAACCCGACGCAGAACTGACCCCGGAGGGTCAGGCGGGCGCGGCGGCGCTGGTGCCCGCGCTGCGCGGACTGGGCGCGACGCGGATCGTGAGCAGCCCGTGGCGCCGCGCCACGGATACGGTGGCCCCGCTGGCGGAGGCGCAGGGCCTGCCGGTCACGTTGGATGAGCGCCTGACCGAGCGGGTCCTGACGGGCGTGCCCCGCGCGGACTGGTGCGACCGGCTGCGGGACAGCTTCGCGGACGACACGCTGGCCCTGCCCGGCGGCGAGTCCGGCGCGGCGGCCCGGGGGCGCGGTCAGGCCGCGCTGGACGCGCACCGCGACCCGGCGGGCGTGACGGTAGTCGTCACCCACGGCAACCTCCTGGCGCTGCTGCTGGGCCTGGGCAATGACGGGTGGACGGCGCTGCGCAACCCGGACGTGTGGATCTGGACGCCGGGGGGCGCGCCGACCCGCCTGGACCTCCCGGCGTGA
- a CDS encoding YkgJ family cysteine cluster protein: protein MSEVQAMNRDVTDAVRRAYDRYGRRAGEWMDRYARQGGRVYCASGCVACCNMPIRVSLAEALVMAAELDEGLAAAVEAHARAAIANARTARSDDEYVQRHRLEVGFCPILDRETGGCSRYEARPTRCRDTFSAFPAHFCEAGVWERMSARERAEYRREVARTPGTDGELHFIAPLEHLSEPIWETASRAMVDAWGVEVWGDYWVLTTLARDERFMGAIMAGDTRAAWQRASGRGLAHRMLLEFA from the coding sequence ATGAGTGAGGTGCAGGCAATGAACCGTGACGTGACAGACGCCGTGCGGCGCGCGTACGACCGCTACGGGCGGCGTGCGGGGGAGTGGATGGACCGCTACGCACGTCAGGGCGGGCGGGTGTACTGCGCGTCGGGATGCGTGGCGTGCTGCAACATGCCGATCCGCGTGAGTCTGGCCGAGGCGCTCGTGATGGCCGCCGAACTGGACGAGGGGCTGGCGGCGGCCGTCGAGGCGCACGCCCGCGCGGCGATCGCGAATGCCCGCACGGCGCGCAGTGACGACGAGTACGTGCAGCGGCACCGGCTGGAAGTGGGCTTCTGCCCGATCCTGGACCGGGAGACGGGGGGGTGCAGCCGCTACGAGGCCCGCCCGACGCGGTGCCGCGACACGTTCAGTGCGTTCCCGGCGCATTTCTGCGAGGCGGGCGTGTGGGAGCGCATGAGTGCCCGTGAGCGGGCCGAGTACCGCCGCGAGGTCGCGCGGACGCCCGGCACGGACGGCGAACTGCATTTCATCGCGCCGCTGGAGCACCTGAGCGAGCCCATCTGGGAGACGGCGTCGCGGGCGATGGTGGACGCCTGGGGGGTGGAGGTCTGGGGGGACTACTGGGTGCTGACGACCCTGGCGCGGGACGAGCGCTTCATGGGGGCGATCATGGCCGGAGACACGCGCGCGGCGTGGCAGCGGGCGTCGGGGCGAGGGCTGGCGCACCGCATGCTGCTGGAATTCGCGTGA
- a CDS encoding HD-GYP domain-containing protein has product MFRRPRTPQTPTGTPDPRKTGTSQEPLDPTRVLADLVSRPTQEGVLEGALSYAATLMGGNVQGYAVVRRGQDRVAAVFGGYPKSLLGLALTGPWGQMRSRVVPDGSRELFDTNGPEITAQLEEAGLRDAQISLVVPLSVRGRHLGALILDRASSDGIAPAAQEAVTKWAAAVAPILSILEGREEWKQAARQLTGALVEAVESQDFDSLGHAQAVTDVSLKLGRAVGLTDRELEELWFASMLHDIGKIHGEQGHAQVGANFLHGVPHLSEAQKAIRHHHERVDGQGEPDRLGGEDIPLYARILAVANAYVRLGGLERLKPQAGKGLDAKLVGLLEKLPQ; this is encoded by the coding sequence GTGTTCAGGCGTCCCCGCACCCCCCAGACCCCGACCGGCACTCCAGACCCGCGCAAGACCGGGACCAGCCAGGAGCCGCTCGACCCGACGCGCGTGCTGGCGGACCTCGTGTCGCGCCCCACGCAGGAAGGCGTGCTGGAGGGGGCCCTGTCGTATGCCGCGACCCTGATGGGCGGCAACGTGCAGGGCTACGCGGTCGTGCGTCGCGGCCAGGACCGCGTCGCGGCCGTGTTCGGCGGGTACCCCAAGAGCCTGCTGGGCCTCGCCCTGACCGGCCCCTGGGGGCAGATGCGCTCCCGGGTCGTGCCCGACGGCAGCCGCGAACTGTTCGACACGAACGGCCCCGAGATCACCGCGCAACTCGAGGAAGCCGGACTGCGCGACGCGCAGATCAGTCTGGTCGTACCCCTGAGCGTCCGTGGCCGGCACCTGGGCGCGCTAATCCTCGACCGGGCCAGCAGCGACGGCATCGCGCCCGCCGCGCAGGAGGCCGTCACGAAGTGGGCGGCGGCCGTCGCGCCGATCCTCAGCATCCTCGAGGGCCGCGAGGAATGGAAACAGGCCGCCCGGCAGCTCACGGGCGCGCTCGTGGAGGCCGTCGAGAGTCAGGACTTCGACTCGCTGGGGCACGCGCAGGCCGTCACGGACGTCAGCCTGAAACTGGGCCGCGCGGTGGGCCTCACCGACCGTGAACTGGAAGAACTGTGGTTCGCGTCCATGCTGCACGACATCGGCAAGATCCACGGCGAGCAGGGCCACGCGCAGGTCGGCGCGAACTTCCTGCACGGCGTCCCGCACCTCAGCGAGGCGCAGAAGGCCATCCGGCACCACCACGAGCGCGTGGACGGTCAGGGCGAACCCGACAGGCTGGGCGGTGAGGACATCCCACTGTACGCGCGCATCCTGGCCGTCGCGAACGCCTACGTCCGTCTGGGCGGCCTGGAACGCCTGAAACCCCAGGCGGGCAAGGGCCTGGACGCCAAACTGGTCGGCCTGCTGGAAAAACTCCCGCAGTGA
- a CDS encoding phosphotransferase family protein, which translates to MTLRPAHPGDPPTPRFPNLEARFGPLTPVDAGMQSRVYATQDGQTVIKVYRNHQGEHGVEAENMRRAGMGDRVIDALEVDGIEALIMRRFDGHPLRTPDVPRALTQLRASLRALHGTTWGRVNLRRVQDRLRRFRSALAAYPLDDLFDAVEIPLDRGLLDQPAAFCHLDLWHDNILISEPHGEVLIIDWTKADWDDPLRDLALLKTGTLDLLPPDESLQAALTFLPDQTPATLTRYRAYLAMTTLHDLYWFLMNEPYEFEGQRDQKVPRARHALARLPG; encoded by the coding sequence ATGACCCTGCGCCCCGCCCACCCCGGAGACCCACCCACCCCGCGCTTCCCGAACCTGGAAGCGCGGTTCGGCCCCCTGACCCCCGTGGACGCCGGCATGCAGAGCCGCGTGTACGCCACGCAGGACGGCCAGACCGTCATCAAGGTGTACCGCAACCACCAGGGCGAGCACGGCGTGGAGGCCGAGAACATGCGCCGCGCCGGGATGGGCGACCGCGTGATCGACGCGCTGGAGGTGGACGGCATCGAGGCGCTGATCATGCGCCGCTTCGACGGTCACCCCCTGCGCACGCCCGACGTGCCCCGCGCCCTGACGCAACTACGCGCCAGCCTGCGCGCCCTGCACGGCACCACTTGGGGCCGCGTGAACCTGCGCCGCGTTCAGGACCGCCTGCGCCGCTTCCGCAGCGCCCTGGCCGCCTACCCGCTGGACGACCTGTTCGACGCGGTCGAGATTCCCCTGGACCGCGGCCTGCTCGACCAGCCCGCCGCGTTCTGCCACCTGGACCTGTGGCACGACAACATCCTGATCAGCGAACCCCACGGCGAGGTGCTGATCATCGACTGGACGAAGGCCGACTGGGACGACCCGCTGCGGGACCTCGCGCTGCTCAAGACCGGCACCCTCGACCTGCTCCCGCCCGACGAGAGCCTCCAGGCGGCGCTGACCTTCCTGCCGGACCAGACGCCCGCCACGCTGACCCGCTACCGCGCGTACCTCGCCATGACCACCCTGCACGACCTGTACTGGTTCCTGATGAACGAACCGTACGAATTCGAGGGCCAGCGCGACCAGAAGGTGCCGCGCGCCCGCCACGCCCTGGCCCGCCTGCCCGGCTGA
- the upp gene encoding uracil phosphoribosyltransferase produces MVTVVTHPLVQHKLSVMRDVHTGVKEFRELASEVSLLLAYEAMRDLEVTQEEVTTPITTAEFPMLSGKKLALVAILRAGLIMTDSIVQLVPAAKVGHIGLYRDPETLGPVAYYNKLPTDIAERRVFLTDPMLATGGSASAAIASLKAAGATSIKLMCILAAPEGVAVIERDHPDVEIVVAALDSHLNDHGYIVPGLGDAGDRIYGTK; encoded by the coding sequence ATGGTTACTGTCGTCACCCATCCCCTCGTTCAACACAAACTCTCGGTCATGCGCGACGTGCACACCGGCGTGAAGGAATTCCGCGAGCTGGCCAGCGAGGTCAGCCTGCTTCTCGCCTACGAGGCCATGCGCGACCTCGAAGTCACCCAGGAGGAAGTCACCACGCCCATCACCACCGCCGAGTTCCCCATGCTCAGCGGCAAGAAGCTGGCGCTGGTCGCCATCCTGCGCGCCGGGCTGATCATGACCGATTCGATCGTGCAGCTCGTGCCCGCCGCGAAGGTCGGCCACATCGGCCTGTACCGCGACCCCGAGACCCTCGGGCCGGTCGCGTACTACAACAAGCTCCCCACCGACATCGCCGAGCGGCGCGTGTTCCTCACCGACCCCATGCTCGCCACCGGGGGCAGCGCCAGCGCCGCCATCGCCAGCCTGAAAGCGGCCGGGGCGACCAGCATCAAGCTCATGTGCATCCTCGCCGCGCCCGAGGGGGTGGCCGTGATCGAACGCGACCACCCGGACGTGGAGATCGTCGTCGCCGCCCTGGACTCCCACCTGAACGACCACGGGTACATCGTGCCCGGGCTGGGCGACGCGGGCGACCGCATCTACGGCACCAAGTGA
- a CDS encoding 2-isopropylmalate synthase, with protein sequence MTTDTNRIRIFDTTLRDGEQSPGVALNHTQKLEIAHQLARMGVDVIEAGFPIASPGDLEGVSRIAREVRGPIITGLARAARPDIEAAAKAVESAEKPRIHTFIATSPIHMAKKLQLEPDAVVERAIQAVTYARSFVDDVEFSAEDATRSDTAFLIRIFRAAVEAGATTINIPDTVGYTTPEEIRALFAEIRAALPAHVILSAHCHDDLGMAVANSVAAAQGGARQIECTINGIGERAGNASLEELVMAFHTRRDHYGFETGIRTRELYRASRMVSRLSGMPVQPNKAIVGDNAFAHESGIHQDGVIKARETYEIMNAELVGREAAVLVMGKHSGRAAFRKALNDLGYTDLTDDKVQHLFGRFKDLADRKGQIYADDLRALVEARSDVPQTFTLEGFQITSGMNMTPVAFVRLQTPDGAVEATAHGDGPVEAAFQAINRITGLNPELESYRIQAVTKGGDALGEVSIGARHGETTLHGSGVATDVVEASARAWVRIHNMVVAGMGTERRQGEFAPGRI encoded by the coding sequence ATGACGACCGACACGAACCGCATCCGCATCTTCGACACCACCCTGCGCGACGGCGAGCAGAGCCCCGGCGTGGCCCTGAACCACACCCAGAAACTGGAGATCGCCCACCAGCTCGCCCGCATGGGCGTGGACGTCATCGAGGCCGGATTCCCCATCGCCAGCCCCGGCGACCTGGAAGGCGTCAGCCGCATCGCCCGCGAGGTCCGCGGCCCGATCATCACCGGCCTGGCCCGCGCCGCCCGCCCCGACATCGAGGCCGCCGCGAAAGCCGTCGAATCCGCCGAGAAACCCCGCATCCACACCTTCATCGCCACCAGCCCCATCCACATGGCGAAGAAACTCCAGCTGGAACCCGACGCGGTCGTCGAACGCGCCATCCAGGCCGTCACCTACGCCCGCTCCTTCGTGGACGACGTGGAATTCAGCGCCGAGGACGCCACCCGCAGCGACACCGCCTTCCTGATCCGCATCTTCAGGGCGGCCGTGGAGGCCGGGGCGACCACCATCAACATCCCCGACACCGTCGGCTACACCACCCCCGAGGAGATCCGCGCGCTGTTCGCCGAGATCCGCGCCGCGCTGCCCGCCCACGTCATCCTCAGCGCCCACTGCCACGACGACCTGGGCATGGCCGTGGCGAACTCCGTCGCCGCCGCGCAGGGCGGCGCGCGGCAGATCGAATGCACCATCAACGGCATCGGCGAGCGCGCCGGGAACGCCAGCCTAGAAGAACTCGTCATGGCCTTCCACACCCGCCGCGACCACTACGGCTTCGAGACCGGCATCCGCACCCGCGAACTGTACCGCGCCAGCCGCATGGTCAGCCGCCTGAGCGGCATGCCCGTCCAGCCCAACAAGGCCATCGTGGGCGACAACGCCTTCGCGCACGAGAGCGGCATCCACCAGGACGGCGTCATCAAGGCCCGCGAGACGTACGAGATCATGAACGCCGAACTGGTCGGCCGCGAAGCCGCCGTCCTGGTCATGGGTAAGCACAGCGGCCGCGCCGCGTTCCGCAAGGCCCTGAACGACCTGGGCTACACCGACCTGACCGACGACAAGGTCCAGCACCTGTTCGGCCGCTTCAAGGACCTCGCCGACCGCAAGGGCCAGATCTACGCCGACGACCTGCGCGCCCTCGTCGAGGCCCGCAGCGACGTCCCGCAGACCTTCACCCTGGAAGGCTTCCAGATCACCAGCGGCATGAACATGACCCCCGTCGCCTTCGTGCGCCTCCAGACCCCCGACGGCGCCGTCGAGGCCACCGCTCACGGCGACGGGCCCGTCGAGGCCGCGTTCCAGGCCATCAACCGCATCACCGGCCTGAACCCCGAACTGGAAAGCTACCGCATCCAGGCCGTCACCAAGGGCGGCGACGCGCTGGGCGAGGTCAGCATTGGCGCCCGCCACGGCGAGACCACCCTGCACGGCAGCGGCGTCGCCACCGACGTCGTCGAGGCCAGCGCCCGCGCCTGGGTCCGCATCCACAACATGGTCGTCGCCGGCATGGGCACCGAACGCCGCCAGGGCGAATTCGCCCCCGGCCGCATTTAA
- a CDS encoding antibiotic biosynthesis monooxygenase family protein, with protein sequence MILEIALLQIRPGQTTEFEAAFAQAQRIIAGMPGYIRHGLQHCLEDDHRYALLVWWATLEDHTVGFRGSAGYQQWRALLHHFYDPFPTVEHFTRVELG encoded by the coding sequence ATGATCCTGGAAATCGCCCTGCTGCAGATCCGACCCGGTCAGACGACCGAGTTCGAGGCGGCGTTCGCGCAGGCGCAGCGCATCATCGCGGGGATGCCGGGGTACATCCGGCACGGGTTGCAACACTGCCTGGAAGATGACCACCGCTACGCCCTGCTCGTCTGGTGGGCCACGCTGGAGGATCACACCGTGGGCTTCCGCGGCAGCGCCGGGTACCAGCAGTGGCGCGCCCTGCTGCACCACTTCTACGACCCGTTCCCGACCGTGGAGCACTTCACGCGGGTGGAGCTGGGCTGA
- a CDS encoding response regulator transcription factor — MTAAPALPTVLVTLGSAVLAAGVAAILGGAGFLAARDGREPDVLIVDDGWLDDPSPLDGAAVVSLGSRAWAEVLPDLCPHGWACLPADATPAELIAAVHGAAAGLVTLPPAWLAPADEEPLPSGEVTLTPRERDVLALLAEGLSNKRAARDLGVSESTVKFHVQALYSKLGVQSRAGAVARGIALGLVTV; from the coding sequence ATGACCGCCGCGCCTGCCCTGCCCACCGTGCTCGTCACGCTGGGTTCGGCGGTGCTCGCGGCGGGCGTGGCGGCCATCCTGGGCGGCGCGGGGTTCCTGGCCGCGCGGGACGGCCGCGAACCGGACGTGCTGATCGTGGACGACGGCTGGCTGGACGACCCCTCACCCCTGGACGGCGCGGCGGTCGTGTCACTGGGCTCGCGCGCGTGGGCGGAGGTGCTGCCCGACCTCTGCCCGCACGGCTGGGCGTGCCTGCCCGCAGACGCCACGCCCGCCGAACTGATCGCGGCCGTGCACGGCGCGGCGGCGGGACTGGTGACGCTGCCGCCCGCGTGGCTGGCGCCGGCCGACGAGGAGCCGCTCCCCTCGGGCGAGGTGACCCTCACGCCCCGCGAACGCGACGTGCTGGCCCTGCTCGCCGAGGGCCTCAGCAACAAGCGCGCCGCGCGCGACCTGGGCGTCAGCGAGAGCACCGTGAAGTTCCACGTGCAGGCGCTGTACTCCAAGCTGGGCGTCCAGAGCCGCGCCGGGGCGGTCGCGCGCGGCATCGCGCTGGGCCTCGTGACAGTCTGA
- a CDS encoding S1C family serine protease — MTTLSDLSTAMADAVEQAARSVVTVRAARPVSGTVVGDGLVLTPAHLLHADEVPVITPDGQTRTGVVVGRDPGSDLALLRVDGLTIPALTAGEAGRAGELLLAVGRPPGGVQASLGLNPGRVRDGWLHAGAQPFPGVSGGALVNAQGELVGVLNAGVRRGQLLAVPAARAARVADLLSREGRVPRGYLGLATQPVHFPAAATPDEVDEDALPGGPFGGGRFGPGRPRGEGGPWGGRRGPGRGPDHGGHGHPGRGGMDEARLEKLRRFRERFAGGRVGLTVVQVEAGSPGQAAGFRVGDVLLALDGEGFTHPAELLSRVRTRAGETVTLRVLRGGEEQDVTVSVGER; from the coding sequence ATGACGACTCTTTCTGATCTTTCAACGGCAATGGCGGACGCGGTCGAGCAGGCCGCGCGGAGTGTGGTGACGGTGCGCGCGGCGCGCCCGGTGAGCGGCACGGTGGTGGGCGACGGGCTGGTCCTGACGCCCGCGCACCTGCTGCACGCCGACGAGGTGCCGGTGATCACCCCGGACGGGCAGACCCGGACGGGCGTGGTCGTGGGCCGCGATCCGGGCAGCGATCTGGCGCTCCTGCGCGTGGACGGCCTGACCATCCCGGCACTCACGGCAGGTGAGGCGGGGCGCGCGGGTGAACTCCTGCTCGCGGTGGGCCGCCCGCCCGGGGGCGTGCAGGCCAGCCTGGGCCTGAATCCCGGCCGGGTGCGGGACGGCTGGCTGCACGCCGGGGCCCAGCCGTTCCCCGGCGTGAGTGGCGGCGCGCTCGTGAACGCGCAGGGTGAACTCGTGGGCGTGCTGAACGCGGGCGTGCGGCGCGGGCAGCTGCTGGCCGTCCCGGCCGCGCGGGCGGCGCGCGTGGCCGACCTGCTGTCCCGCGAGGGCCGCGTGCCGCGCGGGTACCTGGGGCTGGCGACGCAGCCCGTGCACTTCCCGGCCGCCGCGACGCCGGACGAGGTGGATGAGGACGCCCTCCCCGGCGGGCCGTTCGGTGGCGGCCGCTTCGGCCCGGGCCGCCCCCGGGGTGAGGGGGGCCCCTGGGGCGGGCGTCGCGGTCCCGGACGTGGGCCGGATCACGGCGGGCACGGTCACCCCGGGCGGGGTGGGATGGACGAGGCCCGACTGGAGAAACTCCGCCGCTTCCGTGAGCGGTTCGCGGGCGGTCGGGTGGGCCTGACGGTCGTGCAGGTCGAGGCGGGCAGTCCCGGTCAGGCGGCAGGCTTCCGGGTGGGGGACGTGCTCCTGGCGCTGGACGGCGAGGGCTTCACGCACCCGGCGGAGCTGCTGTCGCGTGTCCGCACCCGCGCGGGCGAGACGGTGACTCTGCGCGTCCTGCGCGGCGGCGAGGAGCAGGACGTGACCGTCAGCGTGGGTGAACGCTGA
- a CDS encoding ACT domain-containing protein, whose translation MSLTLTVLPGEYAVAQLPAGSAVPDWATRGDLWCVMNAPDELSVVCPAEGVPDGVRVQRGWQALRLTGPFEFTLTGILASVLNPLRDAGVGIFALSTFNTDYVLVAASDLGRSVAALREAGHTVQE comes from the coding sequence ATGTCCCTGACGCTGACCGTCCTGCCCGGCGAGTACGCCGTCGCCCAGCTCCCCGCCGGCAGCGCCGTGCCGGACTGGGCCACACGCGGCGACCTGTGGTGCGTCATGAACGCCCCGGATGAACTGAGCGTCGTGTGCCCCGCCGAGGGGGTGCCGGACGGCGTGCGCGTCCAGCGCGGCTGGCAGGCGCTGAGGCTCACCGGGCCGTTCGAGTTCACCCTGACCGGCATCCTCGCCAGCGTCCTGAACCCCCTGCGGGACGCGGGCGTGGGCATCTTCGCGCTGTCCACCTTCAACACCGACTACGTGCTCGTCGCGGCCAGCGACCTCGGCCGCAGCGTGGCGGCGTTGCGGGAGGCCGGGCACACCGTTCAGGAGTGA